TTTGTCTGTTATGTTAGTCATTCAGATAGAATATTATTTCAGGTATCTTTACATTCTTGACCCTCTTGCTGTCATGATTAGTAACTTAAATATGTCATTTTCCTATTTTCTGTTGAAAAGTTAACCACCTATTACAACTGTTGTTTGCTTCTTTGCAGTGATGCTAATTTAATTAAAGATGAATATTTGAAGTCAAACATGGATAATCAAGGCTGGGTTCCAATTACTTTAATAGCAGGCTTTAATCGAGTAAGTGAATTTTATTAATGATCTTGAGGATCATGATATTTTACCTTGGGGCATAAATTGTTATCCTATACCATAAAATTGGCCGTGTATATTGTTGTAATTTCCAATTGAATGCTTGCCTTGGTCTTAAAACAGCAATGAAGTAATTTCTGGGTCGACCATTTACATTGAGTTTCTAATATCCCAATTGTTTTTTTGCTTCAAAATTCATCCTTTATATACTTAAAAGGTTATTGTTTGTAAAACTTCTTGCAAGGATAAAGTGAAACATTCCTTTTGACCTAGAAGTTTGAGTTGAAGATGGCACATGTCCTTTATTCAGTTGGTTATTCTTTTTGTTTGCTTTGACATATTGCTTTCACATAGCTATATACAAGTTTATAACCAGaatcaattaatttttcttttattactTGAAGTGGCAAATCGGATAAACTTAGGTTCTGTTCTCTATTATTTCTGATAAGTTAATTTCCACCTAAATTTTCAGCAACCTCCATCATCACCCTCTCCAATTCCCCCCTCGTtctccatttttctttttcttgatttatggaagtaGAATTATGCCTTTATCATCAAAATTAATGATGAAGTAAGCTCCTGGTCATTTGTCCAATTGGCGCTATCTTAGGTGTCTCTTTCAGTATTCATTGGGTTTTAATGATAAAGGTTTGAAAAGAGGCTGATTTCATGAAAGTTAAAGGTATGTTCATAAAGGTGAGAAATTTTTCTTTGCTGGGCTGCATGGTCTACTTTTTCCTCTAGTAATTCCCATTTATCAGATAGTGTTTTGTTGAGGCTGTTTAATGCTAGAATGAGATTTTCTTTCTAGAATTTCTGACTGATGGATTCACTCACCTGATTGAGCAAAAACTGTGTCCCAATGAATCTTAAATGTGGATTCCTGGGAAGATGCATTGTGGACAATTGGATTTATTAGTGGACAAAATTCTTGTAAGACATGGGGGATTAGAGAAATAGGTTGTAGAGATAAGCGAAATGTTACAAAATATTTGACAAGTTTTTGTTTTTGGTGTAGACAGCAGGCTAACAGTTGTTTCATTCAGTGTTCTATAATCTGTGATGATCAATTTTGTTCATTGAAATAGCAATTGTAGAATTCTTTTGCTCTCTCTATCTACTTCTTCAAATCATGCTAGTGTTACTGGTTTCTTGTTGGATGATTTAATTAAATGCTTGATTTTGGGAGGATCAATCTTCTCAAATTAAGAAAGGCAGTTGGTTGAAATCATTGATATGGTAAAGCTAACATTTtttaatgggtttttaagaatcAGGAAAAGGGTTTTTATGGCATGCTACGAGGTGGGCTGGAGATGGATTTATGTTTTTAGGTCTTGTGAATCATGCAGAGAGCTTTTCAAGTTTGTGAATTTATGCTTAGCAGAATATCTTTGGATTCAGAATATCATTAATTATTTGTGAACTTCTAGAAAGAGGTTACATAATGTGGGCTGCAAGCACATATTTTAGCGTGTAAGCATAGTTGTCCACAGTAGAAAGAGTAGCAGGATTGGAGAACTTTATCTTCACTTTGCATATGTTTGTAGAACTTCATCTTCATTTTGGAGATAGTGATTGAAGTCTAGGGAAGCTGTACTGGCTTTACATTTATATGGAACTACCAGTTAATTTTTCACGATGTATTTAATCAATGCCCTTCCCCTCATAAAAAAAAGGAATACATGATGTAATACTGAAGATATGACGTAGGTaagaatttgggtttattttaatTGCTGCATGCTTGCATCCGTGTATTTATATTTTCAGGATCAGATACTTTGATTAATTTATGGAACATTAGagcttaaaataaaataaaatttgaggtGTAACAAGCCTTTGTGTATTATAGATTTGCATGATGTAGGAGTTTTGGACCCAAATGGATTTCATGCTCTAAGCTGTTTTGAACTTCTTCTTGAGCCTACCTCTAGCATGAGTAGGTTAATGGCAAAAGCTGTCTTTCAAAGTACTAATTTATTCATGATAGGACATTATTAGGAAATGCTTATGCGTAATGGAGGAATTGTTTTTGCCTTGTGTATGACTTTCAAATAACTGTCAtcttttttatgtcatttttactacAAGTGGATATTCTTCGTGTTCAAAACTGCATTTAAGTTCTATGTTAGTGTGGTGCATATGCTGGAGTCACCAATCAAACTTGTTGGTTTATATTCTAGTACATTTATTTTCACTTAATTCCTCAAAAAAGGGACATGGGTGAAGTATTGGTGAAATATTAAGGTTGTTCCATTGGACCATTGCGATTTATTGATATGGGTTTAAACTGCTTTTGCAGGTTAAGAACATGACTAAAGACATCCAGTTAATATTGGAATCCTTGATGACTTCAACTCTTCTAGAAGTACAGGTACTTTCATTTGTTATAACattatataaaaatatcaaaTCAATTTGTTTTGCTATGTGTCAAACTGATTCCAACCCTATAGTTCTGAGTTTTACATGAATTAAACAGTGAACATTTGTTTTTTAGCTTGCACATTGATGTGCTATTGAAATTTAGGGGCTCTTATTTCAACAATTTGGTTTGATTGAAATATTGAATGAAATTTTGATTCAGGGTGACAAAGTGAGAAGGCGTAATGATTGGATGAAATGGATACCTAGTTCTAGCAGGATTCCTACTGACTCAGGCCTGCAATCCTCGAATGCACCAAGCCATGATTTGCTGACGAAGTCGTTTCAAAAGATGACAGTGGAGGAAATGACCCCTAACCTACATAGCAGGACGTTCAAGCCATCTCGTAACCCAGAAGATGCTGTAATGAGTACAACAGGGTTGACATTTAACCCAGAAGATGCTGTGATGAGTTCAACAGAGTTGGCATTTCACTCACAAATCTCTCAACGGGAAGGTATTGACGATGCAAGTTCAAGCTGAAACCATACAGTCTATGCAACCCACCATATTTAAACACAATCCTTTCTGCAGTTGTTTTTAGGGGCAAGGGAGACGAATGCTGATTGGAAGGTCAGATGcagctttttatttaatttttatttttattttgtccaTTGCTGTGCCTGGTTTTGACAGAATTTGCTGAGGCGCatggaagaaaaacaaaataagaaATGTGTAGGTATTTATTCAAGGAAAGCGAAAGAAAGAAGGGGAAAGAAAGAACTTAGGTTTTTAACTGGTCTGAATTGTAATGTCTTTGGTTTTTgtatagccttttttttttttttttttttggcgtgGATGATTATATTCTTCTTATGGTGGCATTGCATGGATGACAATCTCagcatctatatatatatatacattcgtTTTTTATTTGTTTGTTTACCATTGAATACGATTTTCTCGTCATTGTACATATACAATTATATTTTGCAGTACTTGCACTATTTCTCCATTGAGTTCTTATGAAATCCCATGAGACATTTTTGAAAAATTTCTGAGAATTCTGTTATTTGATGGGAAGGTTGGTTGAATTTTAATGTTTAAACAGAAAAACATTGTAGAGATAAGGATTCCTCTACCAAGTGGGGACTAAACAGTATTGTCCCCTAGTTTCcagctttttttcttttttttcgaaATCCTAGTTTCCATCTACCTGAGCTAAAGTTGGTATACGATTATAAAAGCACCATCCCTCTCCTCTCCTAGCCCTTGTTTGGATGTGTGGAAAACAGAAggggagaaaaataaatagagaaaaataaaaaatgattgatatttttttttatttgaaagagAAGGTTTAATAAATAAAGGTTGAAAGGtgacttttttttattattatttttaatttaaaaagaaataataaaaatatgaggaaaaaatatatttatatattaaaattataaatttattatatgtgtttttttaattttttctctttttattcaaataaagagaaaataataaaaaaatattttttatttttaattctttatttttcatttttctgaaAAATTTCCCAAACATAGTGCAAGTCTCTTCAACCTGCCTGTAAAGGCTATTAGTACGATTCGAACGTGATGGGGAATACGAGTGCGCCTGAATTTATTAGCTGAAGCTAGAAGACGTGAGCTTGGGCAAATTGATGAACTTTTCCCTTCAGAGTTTGACAGCTGTTCGCTACAAGCATCTTTTGACTAGACTCCCTCTCGCTTTGGACAAAAAAATGAATCATTGTTATCGCCTTATTACCTCCAGATTGTATTGCacgatttttaatttaatttaataattaaaatatttgaattttgaaatctgattttaattcaaaaacaattttttccaatttaattttaattcaattttaacttGTCAGTTTCGGTCCAAACTCTGCCCGTATCTACTCCGGAATTGGTTGGATCTTTTTGCACGGTTGCAGAACAAAGCCGGCGCTGGTGTTGGCGGTGTTGTTTTGCTTGTGAATGAAAGAAACTGTCGGCAGCAGTGTTATTAAATCAGGTTTAGAGATTGATAAGAGAAAAGGGAttcaattaatgatttaattactggatcattaaaaaataattaaataataaattattaaattaattcaattcgTTGTGGCCTTGAAAAACATTTTATGAAGTTTTAGATTTAATCTCCTTGttgataataattaaaaatatatatatacttttattaataaattaaattaattggatCACATTAATTTATCGATCGattcactgatataatttatcagaccaattgaattatattaaattatttctttATACAATCAAATTGTAAATTTGAAGCAATTtagaattcaattcattaatttattaATCCAACCAATTTATCTATACCAAATTTAATAACAGTGGCTGTCACTGGCGCCAAAGTGAATGACAAAAAAAGGAGGTCATTTCTCGCAGGCAAATATAACCATTAATATTATCCTAGGTACCCCCACTAAAGAAACACATCAATCACTAATGGTTGCTGTGTGGTGGGTGATAAAATCTGAGGTTTTAGTGCATATCTTATCATGGACACGCCTCTCTGATTATTCTGCTGGGCTGCTCTCCTCATCATTCTTCTCGCTTAGGGTTTTTTTTGTTTGCCACTTGCAatatttgaaatggatttttaaaATGTGCAGTTTCATGCGCTAAATAGATGTTTAAACTCTTAATGAAATCTCTGTATGCATTTGAAAAGGGTTAGTCTGAATACAAGTTAAAGCGACATCATTGTAAGTTATCAGAATCAACAACCAACTGTTCAAATCACCAATCAACAAATGCCACCATCTTTCTTCCATTTGTTCACTTTGTGCTCTCAAGATTAATTATGCTCACCAATAAGACGAGAAAATTTAACTTGCGATTGATCAATTATTACTTCCACTACATCACTTACAACATTAGCATTTGACTACAGTATTAGCTCTCACCTGAGCTCTTTCTAGCAACTTGCTATATTGAAGCAACCCACTAAACACTAGCCTCCAAAATTTACGTCATTAGTCCTTGCCAAGATGAGctatatatacacacataaaaaaaagtttttttaaTGCATATTTGTTGAATTGCAAAAGAAGCAAAAAATATCCCACCTGCTGTCATCTTTTTTAATGTTCATTAAGCAGTTAAACTTTGAAGGATTATTTTCCAATTGGATGACTTTTCACATAACTAAAAATAATCATTTTGagttaaattttgaataacagtCTATCACAACTTGATGTTGGAGATTTTTGTGCACCACCCAACAAATCAGAAAGAGACATCTCTTCTTTCTCCAGTTCCAGTGTCCCTAATTGctttcccctctctctctctctctctctctctgtgatcATGCGGTCGTCCCCGGAAAGAAACGACAATAATAGTAGGATCTCTAGCTCGCCTTCAAAATCATCCTCTACGTGTTCCTCTCCTTCATCTCATCAGGCAGTAAATACTTCATCAGCAAGAAAGTCCATGGAAGACGTTTGGAAAGATATAAACCTAACCTGCCTTCAAGAGTGCCCCGCCAGCCACACCAACCACCACCCTGCTTTTCCCGCTGGTGTGATCCTTCAAGACTTCTTGGTGAGACCCTTCAACAAAGACCCACCAACTCACTCCTCTGGTAGCAGGGTCACTGATTTCTTGGATTCTTTAGCGCCAAGACCTGCCACAACGTTGAGGTTGAATTCTGGGTCTGATTTAGAAATTCTTGAAAGCAATAGTGTCCCCAGAAGGCCAAATAACCCTCAGTTGCATAGTCATGCGAGTGTTGACACATCCTCATTTGGTTCTTCTCTATTCTCTCCCTTTGGTGCTCTGGGTTCTTCATCGGTGATCCCTTCCATTTGCAAGAAAAGGCTTCAAGAAAATCACGGCAACAGTAGCGATCGGAGACATAAAAGAATGATCAAGAATAGAGAATCAGCTGCACGGTCCAGGGCTAGAAAGCAGGAATCTCTCTATCTCTTACCCAAAAAAGATGTTTTCTTTACTTCATGTGATGTTTTCGTAACTTTATTTAGTGTTTTACCCCCTTTTAAAACATGTTCAGGCTTACACGCAAGAGTTGGAACTAGAAAGAGCCCAGTTAACTGAAGAGAATGCTAGGCTTAGAAAGCAGCAACAaaaggtgaaaaaaaaaaaaaaaaaccctgaaGGATGTTTTTGTTTAATTTCAGTTTCTTTATTTGGAATTTGCTTATCCCCTTACCCGTAACAAAACACATCCTATTGGTGGATTGACAGACAATGTTTGTGTTTTTGCAGTTCCTGGCAGCTCCCGCTCAGCTTACAAAAAAGCAGAGTCTGTATAGAACCTCAACAGCACCATTTTGAGaagtaagaatatatatatatatatatatatatatatatatatatatatatattatacagcaattatcaatctttttttttttccatttctttCCTTCCATTGACTATGATGACAAATTTCCATTAAAAGAGAAATCCAGAGACTATGTTTGAGTGAGATGTTTTGAAATCTAATTACAATGGGGCTTCATTTTCTATTTAGATACATCTCTATCAAGCTGTCCAATAACAAAGCAGGTGGAATAGAAAAAGACGGCCAAGGGAGAAAGAGTTGTGTGCGTGTGGATCCCAAGCTACACGACAAACTGTGGGCATTTTGTTCTCTCTTTTTCCCCaccaaaaatattatatataaatgttatTCCTTGACTTTCTTGTCTGTTTCTAGTACTGTGtggtttcttttctctcctccaacTCCAATCACGAGGCTTTGTTGGGGAGAAGGAGAAAGACTTGTAAAATATAAATGCTTCATGAGAAACCCCATTTGATATTTTGTTTGGCTATAAATATCTATATAGATACATGGGTTTTACTTTTCTTATAAaaaagaataatatatatatatatatatatataggtgggACATGTTTGGCTATCAATATCACCTTATCTCTGTCTATGATTattggtttcttcttcttcatcctttTCTCCACCTGGTAGGTTTTGATTAAATTTAGTtattattttttgtaaatttcagtttaaattaaattcacTAGTTTAAATTATTCCCAAACATGGCAAAGCGTGAAGCTCATGCTTAGTGGATGCACGTGGCACAGTGAAAAGCAATCCAATTACAATGTACCTTGAGAAGAAATGTCACCAATCCCAAAACCCTGAAATGCACGTGATCCTTTGCACTCTGTCGCGTGACTGCTATTTTGTTCctaaatttctttcttcttttattttccaTAATTCCAACCAAAGGGTTAATGCCAAACAAGTCTCTCTCTCTCGCCTTGCAAGCAATGGGTTTTTCTTTCATTAAATTCCGAGGTGCCAGCCTGTTTTTGTTGGCCCAATCATATTATTAGTGGGTCCATCTTTATATGAGTGAAGAAAGGTTCGACAAAGGTTTCAGAGATTTGGGCCCATTTTCTATGTGATAGGCCCATTTCACGTAGAAAAATTCCATCtacctttttattttttaaaaaaatttacattaataaAATGACattttataaatgaatttttaaTATTGTCTAATTAATATGTTtaagaatatatatttttaaagacaacttcaataataattaaacaaaattaTATGGCGTATGGGATATGGAGTAAGAGCTTAGGCTATTTATGAGCCAATAAATTGTCGTTCTATTGGGACTAAAGACAGTGAATGCGATTAGTGATAGGGCATACAGAATGGGTGGCAATGGAAGGAAGGAAGGAAGGAGAGGATCTCATTAATTGTTATACCTTATCTTTGGTAACTAAAATCAATAAATTATTATAGGGGTGTATTAGTGGCTAAGTCACTTACTTATTGGGATAATGAGTTCCTTTTATAAAATCTTCTCTAATTCAACTTCCATAAAATAAATCACTTCATACggcaaagaattaaaaaaaaaaaaaaaaactaatccaATTTAATTGACAATGCAATTTGGGTGGGTGGCCTCATTGTCTAGTTCACTTTTGATTCAATTTCAATTTGATTCTAGGTATTATtaagttataataaatttttagacttatttatatagtttttaatgtaaaaaaaattaaaatataaattcaatataaaatttaggaaataaaaagaaaagaaaagaagtttTAATTTGAGTCTGTTTCAATATAGAATTATCATCTCAAATTGGCTGATTCTAGGCTTGGTTCAAAGGACCCTAAATAGATCCCCTAATTCTGATTCAAAGCCGGTTCAAAGTATGAAATCATTGGCTCAAACCGATTTCAGAGTTGACTCAAATCAATCCTAGTCTAGTTCACGGGTCGAACCTCCCTTACCGGGTGGGGGTTGGTGGATATGAATTATTGGCAGTGGCGCACTTTCATTACTAGCTTTCAAGGAAAATTTTGGtatattaatgaattttaatttaataattttaaaattgtaaaattaaaaaaaaaaattaaatgaactaAAAAAAACTCAAGTGGAATTCAAAGATTGGAAATGCAATTTGGCCATTATTATGCATGGAATGGAAGATTCTTTTCCCccaaattctaaaatttaatcATTACATTTGTCTAATACATAGAACATCAAGTAATTTGTTGCCCAGGTAGATTCCCAACCGAAGTTATACAGAGCGAACATGATTAtgtgccattttttttttttttaaatctgatAGAATTtgagatataaaatatataataaaatttattaattaaaaacataaatatataatatttatgtattaattttataataaattaaatttaaataaaaatttttcgtAGATGATTATTTTTGCGAAAAATGATTGCCTCTATCTCAAAAGGAGCATATTTGCATGATATCATAAGCTGGCTAAATAAAAGCCTTCTCATCCGTCAATTTTACTTTCAACTCTTCATACATGTGGGATCATGTTCATCATGTCATCgctttcatttcaattcttttttatgttatcaaggaaaaaaaattcttaaatatGTTGATTATTATCTCAATTcaatttctgtttttttttttttttaatttaaaaaagtcaaataatatgtaattatataatgtgaattATATAACTAGTTGGCTTTTCCTTTCAAACTTTATtaaacattttaataagatttatTATGCTAAATCATTTCTTATTCCTATCATATCATGATAAgcttatttattttcttattttgtataactttaatatgcttagttTTTCATATTGCTAATATATCATACTATAATTTCATTGCAGAATCTGCTTAATTTTTCATAATGATGCTTGTTGATTTTTACTACAAATAATTTTGCGAATATATCCTCttcaattttataagaatttaatttaattgattttttaattttcaaacggGAAATCTTGATGAATTTCTTGATATTGAAAAAAGGACATGACTTTCCTTTTTGCAGGAAATTCAAACTAGGAGAACCCCTTCTGACCATAGTTAGGAAATTAAGCTACCCATCTGAATAGCATGAATGCTTCAGTTGCTCAATTTTGTTACCTAAATTTTTGCCTTAGGCCCTCATAAATTTTAGATACATAGAATGGATCGCATGAAGTAGTGAAACTTCTTCTATCTATATTACCTATCTCCACTTATACTATATTCACCACCACCAGCTGGTAATGGTAGAAGATGAGCAATGGCGCACTATGGGTGGATATCAGTGTTAGATTGACAAGTGTGCAATTACGTGCACAAAGAACCCACCATTTTTGGGTATTATAAATATCACTAACTTGGCTGGATAAGAGCTCTATCATAGACATAACAAGCCATGCATCACTAAACCAGAGAGAGAGAGCTTCCAATTCAATCTCCTTGGAACAGTTCAAGCCATGAACGGTCTTATCATATTCTATCTCTTATTTCCCTTGTCTTGTCTGATAGAAACAGGAGTTGCAGCTGCAGATAAGGATGGGGTTTACATTGTTTACATGGGAGCTGGCAAAGGTTACTTGGAAAACGATTACGTCCAGCTTTTGAGCTCTGTGTCAAAAGGGTATGCATATCGGGAATATTTATATATCCTTCTTGTTATATCACTAGCAATTTTCATTTTCTTGGTGTACTTATTGGTTATTCAATTTTCTTGGAATGGTGATTATTATGCCAGGAAAAAGAATGCTATATTGCGCAGTTACAGGCATGGATTTTCGGGTTTTGCTGCTCGTTTATCAGAAGCAGAGGCGCAATCAATTGCTCAGAGACCTGGAGTTGCATCTGTTTTTCCTGATCCTGTCTTCCAACTCCACACAACTCGTTCATGGGATTTCTTGAAGTATCAAACTGATGTTGAGATTGATTCCAATCCCACTTCAGACTCTAGCTCATCCTTTAATGGATCGGACACGATCATTGGAATAATCGATACAGGTGAGCCTCAAGCCCTACTCAAAACTCACAAGAATGGTTGCGGTTATTCTATTTTCTAACAATAATAAAGTGGAACTTAGGCATTTGGCCCGAATCAGAGAGTTTTAGTGACAAGGACATGGGTCCAATTCTATCACGCTGGAAAGGAACTTGTGTAAAAGGTTACAACTTCAACTCATCCAACTGTAACAGGTAAGTCTGTTCTTCCAACTTGAACATGAATTTGATAAATCCTTCTTTTGTTCTGTGTTTGATTGTTATCTAAGATTTTAAGTTCACAGAAAACTAATCGGAGCAAGGTTTTATGGAAGCGAAGATGATGAAATCTATCAAACACCTAGGGATATGATTGGACATGGCACTCATGTAGCCGCAACTGCAGCAGGAGCTGTGGTCTCAAGTGCATCATACTACGGCCTGGCTGAGGGAACTGCGAAAGGTGGCTCCCCAGGGTCAAGGATCGCTGTGTATAGAGTATGTTCACAGAATGGATGCCAAGGCTCCAGCATACTAGCAGCATTTGATGATGCAATTGCAGATGGCGCTGATGTACTATCAATATCACTTGGTTCACCATCCTCATTTGCGCCCGATTTAAACAAGGATCCTATTGCCATCGGAGCATTCCACGCAGTTGAGAATGGGATCACCGTTGTCTGTTCTGCAGGGAATGATGGCCCTAGCTCAGGAACAGTTGTAAATACTGCGCCATGGATTCTGACGGTTGGTGCTACAACCATTGACAGGGATTTTGAGTCAGATGTTGTGTTGGGTGGAAACAAGGCAATAAAGGTAATGATACTTCTAAcaggaaccaagtttcaattccttAGTGAATCTATCTATAGTTTGAACTTTTCTAGAAAACATTTGTCTAATACTACCATCAACAATGCACCATCAGATTAATTGATTATATGGTTAGAAGTTTCCTATTTCTCAATGTGATTTTATCATGAAAGCCAGGCTTTTGGTCAAGCCTATTTAACATTAATGTTGAGCTACTGTTGAAATAAAACACAaccttaaatatgttaattatagGGCATTAAAAATTAGTATAaagttaaatttaaaatattttaatccaaaataattaaatatttttttttatcatttaaaataATGCTTTTAAAATACATTAATTGAAAATGTTTGGGTTTTTCACTTCACTTCAGGGCGAAGGTATAAATTTTGCTAATATTGGAAAAGATCCAGTGCACCCTTTGATATATGCGAAGTCAGCCAAGAACACTGATTCAGCTGAAGATGAAGCAAGGTATACGATAATGCAGTCCACAATGAGCATATTTATAGCTTGAAAAACTTGATGAATGCACACAAAAAAAgggtttaattatttttatgagcCATGGAATTCTCTCATGCACTAATATTTATATCTAAAACATGCATTGGTTCAGAAACTGCAAGCCAGGTTCCATGGATAAGGAGAAGATCAAAGGAAATATTATACTCTGTGATAATGAAGATGGTGAATACTCAGATTATGAGAAGAAGGGGGAAGTTCAAAGCTTAGGAGGAATTGGTCTAATTTTGGTTGATGACAAGACAAAGGCCGTTGCATCCACTTACAAGGAATTTCCGATGACCGTCATCAGTTCAAAGGATGCTGCTGAAATTCTTTCTTACATAAACTCAACTAAGTAAGACAAAAGACTATTGTCTTGATCTGAAGTTAAAGATCAGCTGCAGTGAATAGAAACTCATTTAAGTGTTTCAAGCAATTTATAGTTGACAAATTTGAAAACTTACACAGAAATCCAGTTGCAACTATCTTACCTACCACAGCAGTGACAAAATATAAGCCTGCTCCAGCTGTTGCATACTTCTCAGCTAGAGGTCCTTCTTCCATCACAAGGAACATCCTCAAGGCAAAGTCTCTTATTCCTACAATCCGATTGCATTCCGGACGATAATTTCTTTGCAAATATCACCAAAAGCTCAAACACAAATAAATTTTTGCCCTGTTTTTGTGGCTTTGCAGCCTGATATTGCAGCACCAGGAGTTGACATAATTGCAGCATGGATGGGCAATGATACACAGGAGACTGTTAAAGGAAAAGAACCCCCACTATTTAATGTGCTCTCAGGAACTTCCATGGCATGTCCACACGTTTCAGGAATTGCTGCAGCAGTCAAATCCCAGAATCCCACGTGGAGCCCATCCGCAATCAAATCAGCCATTATGACCACTGGTTAATATCTTAAAAAAGAATGTAAATTGAATAAT
This is a stretch of genomic DNA from Hevea brasiliensis isolate MT/VB/25A 57/8 chromosome 12, ASM3005281v1, whole genome shotgun sequence. It encodes these proteins:
- the LOC110655917 gene encoding protein FD, translating into MRSSPERNDNNSRISSSPSKSSSTCSSPSSHQAVNTSSARKSMEDVWKDINLTCLQECPASHTNHHPAFPAGVILQDFLVRPFNKDPPTHSSGSRVTDFLDSLAPRPATTLRLNSGSDLEILESNSVPRRPNNPQLHSHASVDTSSFGSSLFSPFGALGSSSVIPSICKKRLQENHGNSSDRRHKRMIKNRESAARSRARKQESLYLLPKKDVFFTSCDVFVTLFSVLPPFKTCSGLHARVGTRKSPVN
- the LOC110655914 gene encoding CO(2)-response secreted protease, translated to MNGLIIFYLLFPLSCLIETGVAAADKDGVYIVYMGAGKGYLENDYVQLLSSVSKGKKNAILRSYRHGFSGFAARLSEAEAQSIAQRPGVASVFPDPVFQLHTTRSWDFLKYQTDVEIDSNPTSDSSSSFNGSDTIIGIIDTGIWPESESFSDKDMGPILSRWKGTCVKGYNFNSSNCNRKLIGARFYGSEDDEIYQTPRDMIGHGTHVAATAAGAVVSSASYYGLAEGTAKGGSPGSRIAVYRVCSQNGCQGSSILAAFDDAIADGADVLSISLGSPSSFAPDLNKDPIAIGAFHAVENGITVVCSAGNDGPSSGTVVNTAPWILTVGATTIDRDFESDVVLGGNKAIKGEGINFANIGKDPVHPLIYAKSAKNTDSAEDEARNCKPGSMDKEKIKGNIILCDNEDGEYSDYEKKGEVQSLGGIGLILVDDKTKAVASTYKEFPMTVISSKDAAEILSYINSTKNPVATILPTTAVTKYKPAPAVAYFSARGPSSITRNILKPDIAAPGVDIIAAWMGNDTQETVKGKEPPLFNVLSGTSMACPHVSGIAAAVKSQNPTWSPSAIKSAIMTTASQTNNVKASITADSGAIATAYDYGAGEISATGPLQPGLVYETTAIDYINFLCYHGYDTSTIKVISATLPDGFTCPKDSSSDLISNINYPSIAVFNLAANQIRNVSRTLTNVGGDGATSYTPMLSLPHGLGVAVDPMELKFTGNGQRLSYQVVFNAPSPLDDVFGSITWTNGKFKVRTPFVVSSRSSKK